The following nucleotide sequence is from Trifolium pratense cultivar HEN17-A07 linkage group LG2, ARS_RC_1.1, whole genome shotgun sequence.
gaattaGGTATTAAGGTTTGATATTTTGTTTCTCTCAgatatttttatgatatttaGTAGGAGTAGACAATAGCCAATCACCGCAACCGCCATGGTCCACCAAGATTTCAATTGCAACTAGATGAAAATTGATGAACAGAACAACCACTAAAATCCAAAACCACCAACAGAAAAGTtgtatgaaatgaaataaaaattaggtCATTTTGGTGAATAGTCCCATCTTAGAGAGATTTTATTCTATCACGGGCACGAGTGTGAATCTATGGTTAACGCTCGAGACATCGTAGTTACCGTGCCGTCGGTCCTCCGATCAAATGAATAGTTGTGATAAATTTACTTTATAAAATTGACTTGAAATGTTAACTATTTAATCTATTTTGTACGGTCATGATCATCTACTGCGTGTAACTGCATGCAACAGTTACATAAGGCGATCCAAATCCTGATTTTGTCTATCTCATCTTTAAATTGAATAagttcatttaaaatataaaaaagtttttatgATCAATTGTATCTTGACtagtaaacaataaaaaaaacattgaatctATAAGATATATGGTTATTGTTTTTCATCTCCATTTTATACATGTGTAATTATCGTAAGTGTCACAATAATATATGCCTTTAATTTTAAGGTATCCAAAAAGATGAATTCtttggtacacatattatgtgaatgtgtaccggtacatttgTTTAGGTGGATGATTCCGATTGGTTtacaaatagtatttattaattttttatattaaatactatttgtaAACCAATCATCCACCTAAGTAAGTCGTGTATTGgtacatatccacataatatgtggaCCAGAGTGTTCACcttctaaaaatagaaatttacaCGAAATGATATAACATACTATATTTCATGTTTAAATagtaaaatacacaaattacaaaataattttattatatatcaCTCCTTAACATGTtcgaaattttttttcctgccaactgaattaaacttaagaaaaaaaataaaaataaaaaatatgtatttcaACTACTCCAACTATAAAACACATATCTAAATAACTTCACACAATTTAAAATCAACCGTTCGATCTAAAATAACTTGACACAATTTAAAATCAACCGTTgattataaatcaaataatccacattaattattgtgttaactGCATGTGAGAGTGACCCATCCCTTTGAGAGCATGACTAAGAAAGCACCGAGAAAATGTCAAACAGAGAAAGAGAACAACAACGCCATTCATTATTACTACACAAAAAAGGTGACATAAATGCCACCGCTATCGTAATCCAATACGTTAGATTGTCGAAGCCGAAACACGAAAAGTCAATGGTCTTTGTCCCTTCACACGCACCATAAATACAACCCTCAAACTCCCATTTCCCATTCCACACTCCAACACACCAACAACAATTTCACAAACAAAACCacaaacacaaaacatagaAATAACATGAAAGATATGAAACTAATTTGGTCACCAGAAAGAGCAACAAACTCATACATAGACACAGTTCAATCCGTAACAACCAATAATCTTTCCAATGAATCTGGTGTGGCGGAGCTGGTATCAGCCATGGCGGCAGGATGGAACGCGCAGATGATAGTAGAAACATGGTCACGCGGCGGAGCTATTCCAACGAGTATTGGTTTATCTATAGCATCACGTCACACGTGTGGAAGACACGTGTGTATAGTACCAGATGAACGGTCAAGATCAGAGTATGCAAAAAGTATGGGTGAAGCGGGTATGTCGCCGGAGATTATGGTTGGTGAACCGGAGGAAGTTATGGAGGGTATAATTGGAATAGATTTTTTAGTTGTTGATTCTAGGAGAAAAGATTTTGCTAGAGTTTTGAGGTTAGCTAAGTTGAGTAGTAAAGGTGCTGTGTTGATTTGTAAGAATGCCAATTTTATTTCTAAGATGGATTCTGGTTTTATATGGAGGAGTGTGGTGGCGCGTGGTTTAAGACGGCTTGTTAGGTCGGTCTTTCTTCCGGTTGGAAAGGGGATTCATATGGCGCACTTTTCAGCTgccggtggtggtggtggtggtggtggtggtgagaaCACTGTTTCGGCGATGAAGCATAAGGGACGTACTCCCAACCGATGGATCAAACATGTTGATCAACGGTCAGGGGATGTTCACTTTATTAGAAAATGAAAGATCAAAGATGTATGTATATAGTAATAGTATTACCTTAATTCCAAAAtccaaatcatttttttttggtttccttctCTGTAAATAACTAAGGTTGATTATGATTGTGGTTAGTATTACTCTCGTAGTAGAGTAGTACACGGAATATATAGTTTTCATATGACTAGGTGAAAAGACTGTTAATTCCTAGCTTGATCTTAGTTTATGGCAAATTTTGTTTAATCGTTTACTTATTTTAAgatgataaatacaaaattatGTTGGCGTtagatttggattttttttttctaagtgATAAATAGGATTTTaataaacgatattcattcatttaaattagaaaaatattaaatagtatctcatacattaattaaGTATATTAATAAGTAAATTTTATCGCGAAACTGTATATTcaatactttaaaaataaaagaagttatttttcactctaattatatttttgaattaatataacatgttttatttttaaattaatatatcatcATAAATTATCTTTTGTGTCTTATTTTTAGTAATTACAATTTTTAGACTACAAATTTGATTCCATTGTTGACATAACATAACCATCAACAATAAATAGTACTCTCTCCGTTCAAAAttataagagagaaaaaaaaatcacacttattaagaaaaagtaaaacatgataatttgaaatatatttttgtgggtttttcttgaaataaattGCATGAAAAGAtgtaaatacaatttttattgattgttgtttattaaaaaaaagggagagagataaaattaaatgcaatttgcatttaattttatgagagtaaagaaaaaatattcttgaaaatgattttttcccttataattttggacaaaaaaaatgaaaattttcacTTGTAATTTGGGACATATATTTGTGTCGGGGGTACACAATTTCCCCCTCATTTTCGTGTGTTGAATATGATCTTGAAGTCATACATACATATCAATCACCAAAAATATCATCTACGAATTACACATAACACCACCAACCAATtatgaaatttaaattattattattattttggtcatacagaagaaaaaaaataaaattttaataataataaatcatacATAATTTCCTCATTCtaatgtattaaatatgactcttgaAATCAAACCTATCAATTACCAAAAACCAATTATTATATGCATAACACCATCAATATAATTTATTCTCCTTAATTTTTCATGTAATATTACATGCATGATCATTATTTTTATGTCtcatttcttttcatattttttcttttgtatttttctcttttccttcCTTTGACTTTTTTGCATACTTCCCTAATGTAGTATGTGGATACACTGCATTTCAAGCTTTGCATCTAAAACTGCTGTAGCTTTGCTCATGTATTGTGCATCTTAAAATAGAACTTCATTTTCAGTCCCTTATGTATCTTGAGAATATAGTTTATCTATGTTAAATTGGAATAGGCAAGCTGAGCATTAGAGAGAACTGTTATAAATACAAGTTATATTTCTTGGATCACACATTCTGGTatagaaaaattcaaatataataaagagaaACTAATACCAATCTAATGGAGTTatagaaaatatattaattgGCTACAGAGTTGTATTTCGATTCCGCCATTGCTATTCGTTACACATCTACAGAGCTCTAATTAACACTTCCATCAACCTGTGACCAGCTTGTCTTACCCTCGTGGAAGGAGTTTTTTCccccttttcttttgaaacgGTGATTAAACGGAGTTAGCATAGAGGGAAGGTGtatgtcatttattttattttattttttagcttttactacaagtttaatctggttcggaggtcagtCGTATCAAGTGGTTTAAGCTACTTCCCGATCGCATTTGTGGGAGATCGAACCATGGTCcaccctaccaagttcaacgtcaatcaccactgaactaacTAACGATCGATTAATTGTGTTTCATTTAGATAAACTTAAGGAAAAATTTGTATAATTTAcccaaatattattaaatataaggtcaatatgataattttaaataGGACATAGCAGGACGAGTGCGAGTGTAAGCACACACACCCCTGCCTCCGTATTTAAAATTcgaattttctttaattaattattagttggttcagtggtgattgacgctgaacttgatagggaggatcacggttcgatccccgaaACTGCTATCGagagctgaaaccacttgatgccagaaccgaccctccgaaccagattaaaccggtggtgaaagaaaaaaaaaattgaattttctttgGGCCGGGTCACACTAATCTGGGTGGGCCTGGTCCACTTGCCATGCCTGCACCCGACCCAGCTCTCTGTTTGGAGCTTCTTGAATCCAATCATGGAGTGTACACGTACGTACGACAATATACAATTCAAAACACGTCATCACTCATCCATCATTTTCAATGCGTTTCAGCTTAAAATTCTTTTTGACTGGAAATTTTTTCATTCCTAAATTAAACTAAACAAAttatcatcattattatcaaaaaatagTAATTATCAATTCccaatttcaaattaaaaaaataaacaattctGTTCAAAGCACATTCATCATCATTTTCTAAACTGATTGATCGATCAAAGcacattcatcatcatcatcatcatcatcatcatcatcatgtctATGTCCGATTCTGAATCCTCCTCCTCTTATGGCGGTGCCGCCGAATACCAATATTTCAAGCAAATTACCCGCGACCGTACGTAAACCCTCTCTCTTtttctattattaataaataatctATTTCTAATTTCCTTTTACTTTGTGTTAATCCAATTCATGATccattttgttgttattatacCTTTAAACTCACTTAACCGCTCTTATAGTTACTCTTGCAACTTTCAACCTAAAACATCTAAGTTTCGAGTGTGCTTTTGTTGCATTTGTACCACATGCCATGCAATTACTTCATGCTTAATGATTTTAGAGGATTCCAATGATTTAGTTTTACtcttaagatttttttttcccataTGTGATGatatcaatttattttcttaGGCTCTCTTAAGTCTTTGTATAGTGGATAAGATATTTATCTACGAAGCTTGGATACTCGTGGATTGAGCGTGTCCTGATGTCAGACATGTGTTGGTGTCCGATACGATAAGACACCTATAATTACgttcaattatgtcattttctcaaattattatcaatgtCGACGTGtcggtgtttttttttataagcacgaCGTGTCGGTGTTGGTGTCACGTTCAttgtctgtgtccgtgctttATAGATTTTCATTTAAGCaagttttgaattattattattcttattattgTTGAAGTTAATTTTGAAATGATGGTATTTTTCAACCTTTCACAGCATTGTTACTGCATCCTTTGAGTGTTTTCTTTTCATCCTTTGAACATTTAATAGTTGCTGATTGAGTAAATTTATGTGTCATGCTGATGATATTGTCTCCAGGATTATTACGTGAAATGCTCAGATCAACAAAAACAGGGGATTCTAAATCAACTTTCAAGGTATGTGATGTTATTAATTACCAGTagttagcttataaaaaaaattacccatTAGTTAAATGAATTCTGTGTTAATTTATTTAGCTTTACTCTGGATATAGAGAATTAGAAGGACTTAGAGCATCTACAATGGTGGGTGCTTTCACCTGTCTAGCACGAAGCTAAATAGGCACAAAATTGGGTGCATATATAGAGAAGGGTGGCTATGGAAGCGACGTCTTTTTGCGGGCCCCACTTAATAAATACTCCATAttaaaatgaatgaattatgaatttaatttatatacaccgttaccgtaaagttattttacacatacatccgaTAATATATTGACACAATATGTAATGTGTTTAAACATGATATgttacattcattaaatgatttgacaacacattattggatgcatgtgcaaaGTAACTTTACATTAACATTGCATACCATTTAAACTCATGAATTacatagaaatataaatatataatgataTTAAGTTATTTGTGTACCCATTTCGTAATTTTTTTGAGGTGCTGTGTTGGATATATTGAGTTCTTATTAAGTAGtaacattaaaaaataagtGATATGTACATGCTTGATCCATTTAAGCATCTAAAATGGGGAGCTCTGTTGTGGAGGCTCTTATTTTTCTGTCTGTTTCACATTaagtttatagtttatatacTTCATGTGTCTTAGTTGCTTGTTTTATTCATTGCATTTTTAGTATATTCTTGTCTCTGGATATGAGTAATATGCACTGTGGACTGGTTTATGCACACTAAATGCTGGTAGATGTATCATGTATGTAATTCTTTACGTACAGCCACCCAGAGTAGTCTAAATCTAAACATACTTTACAAATGAGTGAAGTGTTGAAGGTaaattaaagaaacaaaaatgtaTAATATAAAAGTTGAATTTATCGATTAACATCTTATGCATCTGGTTCATGGTTTGCTTGCCTGTAGGTACTAATATTGGACAGACTTACTTTGAAGATAATGTCTCATTCATGCAGGATGGCTGATATCACTGGCGAAGGTGTTACATGTAAGGATCACAAAAAGTAAATGACCAGTTTTAGTGACTATGGATATATTGTATTTGTTAATTAGCACTTCTTTTAGTAAGGTTATTTAAATTGAAGTTTCTTATCCTATATTAAGTATTAACATCAAAATGGTGGGATCTTCATTCATCAGGCATCCCTTTTTTCAGTTCTATATTTCCTTTATGGTTTGATATTTTGGTGCTCTTTCTGTAGTGGTTGAAGACATGTACAAACAGAGGCAGCCATTTCCAACGTTGGATGCTATATATTTCCTCCAGCCAACCAGAGAGAAGTAACACATCTGAATTTCTTTGATGTTCCTATTGTTCTTCACTTTTCTGTTAAGTATGCGACTAATGTCTCAATAAACACGTAGGTTACAAAACATTTTGGAACCTATAATTCCCTGTTTCTTAGTTGCCAATAAAAGTATGTAGTCATTTTTAGGTTTTGAATATCAAAGGGTATAATTTGTTCCAACTTTGTCCGTTATTCTCTTAGAGTTTCTGCCGTTTAGTTTCCCTTTTATTTTTCACCTTATGTTTACTTCCAAATGTGTCATGAGTTATGTGTCTTgcctttttaattttatcatttttgttttgaattttccTTTCTATTCTCTACAAATAACATGATAATGCATTACTTTGTCTCTAAGTCTCCCTTTCttctaattcatttttaatgtaAATTATTACTGAATGATAGTTGCCATATCTTTTTGGATGTAAGATATTTTCATTTAGCTTTGATGTAGAATTTAGTGAAACCTAAATTGTCGAGTTTTGTCAGATTCACCCCGATTTAGtgattttctctttattttgatTGCAGTATAACTATGTTTTTGTCAGACATGGCTGGAAAGGCACCCTTATACAGGAAGTATGTGGTGACCGTTATAGTACCTTCTGTTTGCCATTCATCCTGTCTTCAACTTATttgttttcaagttttttttttcctttctgttTTCTTGTAGGGCATTTGTTTTCTTTAGCTCACCTATTTCCAGAGAATTAGTTGTGGACATTAAGAAAGATCCGAGGGTGTTGCCTCGATTAGGTGCATTGAGAGAGGTGAAGATATTATATTAATTAGAAACAAGTTGTgcttaaattcatatttttactcaaacaGTTTCATTGCCTATTGTGATTTCCCCCCTTATTTGGATGACGTCATGCAGATGAATTTGGAGTATTTTGCCATAGATAGCCAGGTATATGGTTGCATACTTTTCATTCGTCATATATAATAAATTGCAAAACTTACAACATGTAGAAGTTTTCTGTGTTGGTCCAGTTACACTTCGCTGTGCATGTATATGTCAAGTGATGAATCATGATTTCTTTCGTTTAAATTAATCATAATCTACTAACTGCTAAAGAAAACCTTATCCATATATACAAACAAAGGGTGTGCTTGAATTGACTGATAAACAGCACAAATAAATTGTGCTAATTGCATATTTTTGAGTCTTCTGAATTAGAAATCTTGTATTAGTTTCTAATCTCGCCATCGTCTCATTATTTTGTGTCTTCAACTTGAGGTGTATTTTTGGTCATATCAATGCAGGGTTTCATCACAAATAATGAGAGGGCATTGGAGGATCTATTTGGGGATGAAGAGAATAATCATAAAGGTGTTGCATGTTTGAATGTGATGGCAACACGAATCGCTACAGTTTTTGCTTCATTAAGAGTATGCGGATAATGCTCTTTGTGACAAGAATACTAAAGTATTGTAGTAAATTCTTTCTTATTGAGAAGTTTTCTGAAGCATGTAATATGTTTTAGGAATTTCCTTCTATTCGCTATCGTGCTGCCAAGTCCCTAGATGCAACCACAATGACTACTTTCCGTGATCTTATTCCTACAAAGCTTGCTGCTGGAGTCTGGGACTGtcttacaaaatataaaaaaaccatACCTAGTTTTCCTCAGACTGAGACCTGTGAGCTGCTCATTATTGACAGAACTATTGATCAGGTTTTTATGGTCATTTactttgtaataatattttatcagACAATAATGTTGCTTACAATGAAGATATTATTCTGATTTTGTAGATTGCTCCTGTAATACATGAGTGGACATATGATGCCATGTGCCATGATTTGCTGAACATGGAGGGAAATAAATATGTTCACGAAGTAATTTCAACAGTTTTCATTTCTGAGTTTTTGGGTCCAGTTTCTTGTATATAAACATGATTTTATACTATATGTATTTTTAAGGTTCCTGGCAAGGCTGGAGGTCCTCCTGAGAGAAAAGAAGTTCTTTTGGAGGATCATGATCCTCTATGGCTCGAGCTTCGTCATGCACATATTGCTGATGTAGGTCCTACTTTTTGGCTTTACCTATCCTAGACTTGAGCAACATAAATACCTTTTGATATTGATGACCATGTCAGGCTAGTGAACGGCTGCATTTGAAGATGACTAGCTTCATGTCAAAGAACAAAGCTGCACAAATTCAACATGGTTCAAGGTGAGTAGTAATCTTCTGGGGATTTCAATTGATGATGAACAAACTGATGTAGCTGGTTAATCATTATCAGCAATTAAATATTttcctaatttttatttatttaaaaatggtATGGTTTGACGCACCCGATGGTTTCACTTGAATTAGTTCCCCACTGTGTTGTAAAAGTTGACACTTTGCCGCCCCGTGGTGTATTCGGTGATCTGATAATCACCCTGAGTTTTTCCATCCATTTTGCTATGACTAGTTATCTGCGTGAAGACTTTGAATATATTTGCTTGTTGTTTGTGATAAGGGAGCAAATCATAATAGATGGGCGAAGTATCGATATTTGTTCCTTTGGACAATTTGAATTCTGTTCTGTtagaatataagaaaatatcttACAATATCTTTGATATTATTATCTTAGTATCTTAGTTTATTTCTTGAAATCGGTTTATAATCCGAGAGTGTCTTAGGTTATCTCTTAGGGTTAgtttttatattacttattattattattattattattattattattattattattattattattattattattattatttgtttcttGATTTCTCTATTTAGGATTGATTCTATGTATCCCTATATATGTTGTGAATATTTGCCCTTTTCATAATTTAATGAATCTTGGATTTGTAGTTTGATggaaatttttatttatctagTTCATAATAAGCTTCACTGAAACTATCAATTTGTATGGTATTTATAGAAATAGCGGTGAAATGTCGACAAGGGACTTACAGAAGATGGTTCAAGCACTTCCACAATACAGCGAACAAATTGACAAACTCTCCCTCCATGTCGAGGTTAGTTTTGCTGTAATGCTGTTTTGATACaaactatttttctttcttataatGATAAACAATATGGCTCGCACAAATACATGAGCTATCTACATTTTGAGGAAGAGGCCTTTTCAACAGTTTGCATTTTGTTATGCAGGAAAAATCTTATTGTAATATGGTAATGTCACATATTTTATTGCCTCATTGGGCAATTTCCTTCTTACTGCCTTCCTTTTTAATAAAACTGAACTTAGAGATGTTATCTGTTATCCCACTTAATATTATTGTTTCCGTCATGATTCTCGCTGATGTACGACAGAATTAACAAACTTCTGCACCTAAGTGTTTTAGATGAAAATAGATCATATGGGTTTTGGTGGAAGGAATAATAAAGAGCAAAACAAATCCACTctattgttttgtttgatctTAATGGCTTGCAAAACCCAGTTGAAAAGTCTTTTGCAACTATAGGGATCACTAAATCTACCGTGCTTGATTAAAATCATGTACTAATTGACATAGCATTATAAATAATGGGCTTCTCTGATCCAGCTTGCAGGAAACATTAACAGAATCATTAGGGAGTCAGGACTGCTTGAACAGGGCCAGCTGGAGCAAGATCTTGTTTTTGGAGATGCAACAATGAAAGATGTGATCAAATTTTTGACTATGAAAGAAGTAAGATATTCTTAATGGGTGAAAGGAAATGGCGTTCTTTAACACCTAATCAATGTACATGTTAGAATGAGAGAACTTTAATCACCaaacaaaaaatgagagaaCTTTTTAGTGAAGACATGAATTGCGAAATTAGACATGCAAGCTTTGTACTGTTTTGTATATTAAATTTCATACACATGCCCTCTTTTACGCAGGATACAACCCGTGAAAACAAATTACGCTTGTTACTGATTCTTGCAGCTGTTTATCCTGAGAAATTTGATGGAGAAAAGGGTCTGAATTTGATGAAGGTATGATTTTTGACTTACTGGGTGCAGACTTAATTTCCACTCTCTGTACATTTGGAAGAATAATATCTTTCTATGATTTCAAACACCTGTAATGATGTTATCCAATTTTTACGTTTCAAGTACTTTTCAGGTAGCTCGATTAACAGATGAGGATATGATTGTTGTGAATAACTTAAGAATGCTTGGGGGACAACCAGATACCAAAAAACGTTCGACTGGTGCTTTCGGCCTGAAGTTTGAGATCAATAAGGTAAAGGTAATACTCATTTTGAagtatgcaatttttttaattttacattatttctGAAAATGCTTTTAAGTTGTCAGAAGAAGAAGCGTGCTGCAAGGAAAGAACGTCCTGAGGAAGAAGAGAAATGGCAGCTATCACGCTTTTATCCCATAATAGAGGTACAAATTAAGTTAATTAATACGATTTTCCCACATAAAATATATATCCACTTATGAATTTTCACCGACAGGATAGCATTAGAATAAAAATTTAACGACTATGATTCTCGCTGAAAATATGTTTAAGCAAACAGTTATATTAAATATTCTGTCTTTTAGTATCTCTTTTAGTATCATTGGAATTTCAGACAAATAAAGGCCGACTTCATTTTTTCATATGATGAAcagttttataatttattagaaGAATATATTTATGATTGCATATTTAGCCTCAAAAGTTCTATAGCTTTTATATGTGATGAGTGGATGAATATTCAGGAACTCATTGAAAAACTCACGAGAAATCAACTGTCTAAGGAAGATTATCCATGTCTGAATGGTCCAAGTGCAACTTTCCACAGCTTATCTTTTTCTGGGCCTTTACCTCAAAATCCTCAATCAATGAGATCAAGACGCTCGCCATCTTGGGCACGACCGCGAGGCTCTGATGATGGGTACTCAAGGTATTATTTTCTATACACCTCAGAACTAATCAGTAATCTAACAATTGCTTCTGATGGGATCAGTTTTTTTGTTTCACTATACCTGCTCGCGTAATATTCCCCTTCACCTCTGAGTTGGGTAGACTTGCACTGTTGCACAAGTTTGTTAATATTTAGACCCATTTCCCACGGCCAAGCAAGTGAAGGCTTTGTTTTGGGCCAAAAAATAGTGTTTCTAgtgattaatattattttagagCAAAAATTTACTGAAAGGGTGTTGCTAGTAATTAACTGGTAAGTAATATTAAGGTTAAGAATTTTCTTTGTATAAAATAGGTTCCTCATCTTGTCATGGGTCTCCCTTTTCTAATTAGCTAACTTTTTCTATTCTATTAAGCTTAGCTAATGGATGtagttcaaaattcaaataaaattataacaaTTTTAGTAAATTAAATTGAAGTTAGAATGGCTTTATCTTAGAATTATTATGGGTGTAGATATATACCTTGCGCCAGACCATGGCAATTTGTAT
It contains:
- the LOC123908316 gene encoding uncharacterized protein LOC123908316, producing MKDMKLIWSPERATNSYIDTVQSVTTNNLSNESGVAELVSAMAAGWNAQMIVETWSRGGAIPTSIGLSIASRHTCGRHVCIVPDERSRSEYAKSMGEAGMSPEIMVGEPEEVMEGIIGIDFLVVDSRRKDFARVLRLAKLSSKGAVLICKNANFISKMDSGFIWRSVVARGLRRLVRSVFLPVGKGIHMAHFSAAGGGGGGGGGENTVSAMKHKGRTPNRWIKHVDQRSGDVHFIRK
- the LOC123906026 gene encoding SNARE-interacting protein KEULE-like isoform X1 — encoded protein: MSMSDSESSSSYGGAAEYQYFKQITRDRLLREMLRSTKTGDSKSTFKVLILDRLTLKIMSHSCRMADITGEGVTLVEDMYKQRQPFPTLDAIYFLQPTRENITMFLSDMAGKAPLYRKAFVFFSSPISRELVVDIKKDPRVLPRLGALREMNLEYFAIDSQGFITNNERALEDLFGDEENNHKGVACLNVMATRIATVFASLREFPSIRYRAAKSLDATTMTTFRDLIPTKLAAGVWDCLTKYKKTIPSFPQTETCELLIIDRTIDQIAPVIHEWTYDAMCHDLLNMEGNKYVHEVPGKAGGPPERKEVLLEDHDPLWLELRHAHIADASERLHLKMTSFMSKNKAAQIQHGSRNSGEMSTRDLQKMVQALPQYSEQIDKLSLHVELAGNINRIIRESGLLEQGQLEQDLVFGDATMKDVIKFLTMKEDTTRENKLRLLLILAAVYPEKFDGEKGLNLMKVARLTDEDMIVVNNLRMLGGQPDTKKRSTGAFGLKFEINKVKKKKRAARKERPEEEEKWQLSRFYPIIEELIEKLTRNQLSKEDYPCLNGPSATFHSLSFSGPLPQNPQSMRSRRSPSWARPRGSDDGYSSDSVLRHSSSSNDLRRMGRRIFVFIVGGITRSELRVCHKLTNKLNREIILGSSSLDDPAQFITKLKMLTTHELTLDDIQI
- the LOC123906026 gene encoding SNARE-interacting protein KEULE-like isoform X3, with the translated sequence MSMSDSESSSSYGGAAEYQYFKQITRDRLLREMLRSTKTGDSKSTFKVLILDRLTLKIMSHSCRMADITGEGVTLVEDMYKQRQPFPTLDAIYFLQPTRENITMFLSDMAGKAPLYRKAFVFFSSPISRELVVDIKKDPRVLPRLGALREMNLEYFAIDSQGFITNNERALEDLFGDEENNHKGVACLNVMATRIATVFASLREFPSIRYRAAKSLDATTMTTFRDLIPTKLAAGVWDCLTKYKKTIPSFPQTETCELLIIDRTIDQIAPVIHEWTYDAMCHDLLNMEGNKYVHEVPGKAGGPPERKEVLLEDHDPLWLELRHAHIADASERLHLKMTSFMSKNKAAQIQHGSRNSGEMSTRDLQKMVQALPQYSEQIDKLSLHVELAGNINRIIRESGLLEQGQLEQDLVFGDATMKDVIKFLTMKEDTTRENKLRLLLILAAVYPEKFDGEKGLNLMKVARLTDEDMIVVNNLRMLGGQPDTKKRSTGAFGLKFEINKKKRAARKERPEEEEKWQLSRFYPIIEELIEKLTRNQLSKEDYPCLNGPSATFHSLSFSGPLPQNPQSMRSRRSPSWARPRGSDDGYSSDSVLRHSSSSNDLRRMGRRIFVFIVGGITRSELRVCHKLTNKLNREIILGSSSLDDPAQFITKLKMLTTHELTLDDIQI
- the LOC123906026 gene encoding SNARE-interacting protein KEULE-like isoform X2, which codes for MSMSDSESSSSYGGAAEYQYFKQITRDRLLREMLRSTKTGDSKSTFKVLILDRLTLKIMSHSCRMADITGEGVTLVEDMYKQRQPFPTLDAIYFLQPTRENITMFLSDMAGKAPLYRKAFVFFSSPISRELVVDIKKDPRVLPRLGALREMNLEYFAIDSQGFITNNERALEDLFGDEENNHKGVACLNVMATRIATVFASLREFPSIRYRAAKSLDATTMTTFRDLIPTKLAAGVWDCLTKYKKTIPSFPQTETCELLIIDRTIDQIAPVIHEWTYDAMCHDLLNMEGNKYVHEVPGKAGGPPERKEVLLEDHDPLWLELRHAHIADASERLHLKMTSFMSKNKAAQIQHGSRNSGEMSTRDLQKMVQALPQYSEQIDKLSLHVELAGNINRIIRESGLLEQGQLEQDLVFGDATMKDVIKFLTMKEDTTRENKLRLLLILAAVYPEKFDGEKGLNLMKVARLTDEDMIVVNNLRMLGGQPDTKKRSTGAFGLKFEINKKKKRAARKERPEEEEKWQLSRFYPIIEELIEKLTRNQLSKEDYPCLNGPSATFHSLSFSGPLPQNPQSMRSRRSPSWARPRGSDDGYSSDSVLRHSSSSNDLRRMGRRIFVFIVGGITRSELRVCHKLTNKLNREIILGSSSLDDPAQFITKLKMLTTHELTLDDIQI